One window of the Niallia circulans genome contains the following:
- a CDS encoding ABC transporter substrate-binding protein yields MLTYFQQKRFTPMLVSLLVIIFVVLAGCGNNEKEVSGNKETSSDTNTSDNKPYTIEHAMGKTEIKGTPKRVVVLTNEGTEALLALGIKPVGAVQSWLGNPWYDHIKKDMDGVEVVGVEHEVNVEKIASLKPDLIIGTKIRQEAIYDKLRAIAPTVFSETLRGDWKDNFELYAKALNKEEEGKKVLSAFADHVAEVKEKLGDKVNQEVSVVRFMAGTSRIYYTDSFSGVILDELGFKRAKQQKSLFTADNQLGNLAIEVGKEAIPKMDADILFYFTYAPQDDQKALDTAKEWTSDSLWKNLDVVKKGNAYEVSDAVWNTAGGVIAANQMLDELEEIMLNK; encoded by the coding sequence ATGCTTACATATTTTCAACAAAAACGATTTACTCCAATGCTGGTATCACTGTTGGTCATTATATTTGTTGTGCTGGCGGGATGCGGAAATAACGAAAAAGAAGTATCAGGAAATAAAGAAACCTCCAGCGATACAAACACATCGGATAATAAACCTTATACGATTGAACATGCAATGGGAAAAACGGAAATTAAAGGGACACCAAAGCGTGTTGTCGTATTGACGAATGAAGGAACAGAAGCACTTCTTGCTTTAGGGATTAAGCCAGTTGGGGCCGTCCAATCATGGCTGGGAAATCCATGGTACGATCACATCAAAAAAGATATGGATGGTGTGGAAGTAGTTGGAGTAGAACATGAAGTAAATGTAGAAAAAATCGCTTCATTAAAACCAGACCTAATTATCGGGACAAAAATACGCCAAGAAGCTATCTATGACAAACTACGCGCTATCGCTCCAACTGTTTTTTCCGAAACTTTAAGAGGTGATTGGAAGGATAACTTTGAATTATATGCAAAAGCACTGAACAAAGAAGAAGAAGGGAAAAAAGTGCTTAGTGCATTTGCAGACCATGTTGCAGAAGTAAAAGAAAAATTAGGGGATAAAGTGAATCAAGAAGTTTCTGTGGTTCGATTTATGGCTGGAACTTCCCGGATATATTATACAGACTCCTTTTCAGGTGTAATTTTGGATGAATTAGGATTCAAACGTGCCAAACAGCAAAAATCACTTTTCACTGCTGATAATCAGCTTGGTAATCTTGCTATTGAAGTAGGAAAAGAGGCTATTCCGAAAATGGATGCAGATATCCTTTTCTACTTTACCTATGCTCCACAAGATGACCAAAAAGCCTTAGATACAGCAAAAGAATGGACAAGCGACTCCCTGTGGAAGAACCTAGATGTGGTCAAAAAAGGAAATGCTTATGAAGTAAGCGATGCAGTATGGAATACAGCAGGCGGGGTTATCGCAGCTAATCAAATGCTAGATGAACTGGAAGAGATCATGCTAAATAAATAA
- a CDS encoding FecCD family ABC transporter permease — protein MLLLNNRRRIIGLIIGLLLLCTIFIFSIVLGYADTSFKTAVQAFQQFNGSNEHIIIKEVRLPRALIGTIVGSSLAITGALLQALTKNPLASPDILGINSGASFFVIIGLFFFSINSLQAFAWLAFLGAAAAGFIVYFLGSLGNEGLTPIKLTLAGAAMAAMFSSFAHGFLVMNESALEEVLFWMAGSVQGRSLEILFSVLPYMIIGTLLAFLISNKMNVYSMGEDVARGLGQRTGAVKLLIGISVILLSGSSVAVAGPIGFIGIVVPHIVKWLVGNDYRWILPFCGITGGILLLLADIGARFIIMPQEVPVGIMTAIIGTPFFIYIARNGGKSS, from the coding sequence ATGTTACTATTGAATAACAGAAGGAGAATCATTGGGCTTATTATTGGTTTACTATTATTATGTACTATTTTCATTTTTAGTATTGTACTAGGTTACGCCGATACGAGCTTTAAGACAGCCGTACAAGCTTTTCAGCAGTTCAATGGTTCGAATGAGCATATTATTATTAAAGAAGTTCGCCTTCCTAGAGCATTAATTGGAACTATCGTTGGCAGCAGTTTAGCGATTACAGGGGCTTTATTACAGGCACTGACTAAAAATCCATTGGCTTCTCCGGATATACTGGGCATTAATTCAGGAGCCAGTTTTTTTGTCATTATAGGACTTTTCTTTTTTTCTATTAATTCATTACAAGCATTTGCTTGGCTTGCCTTTTTAGGTGCAGCCGCCGCTGGATTTATTGTTTATTTTCTAGGATCTTTAGGTAATGAAGGACTGACACCAATAAAATTAACACTAGCCGGCGCAGCCATGGCAGCCATGTTTTCTTCGTTTGCTCATGGATTTTTAGTCATGAATGAATCAGCCTTAGAAGAAGTTTTATTTTGGATGGCTGGTTCCGTCCAAGGAAGAAGCTTGGAGATTTTATTTTCTGTTCTACCTTATATGATTATCGGAACTTTGCTAGCATTTTTAATTTCTAATAAAATGAATGTTTATAGCATGGGAGAGGATGTAGCAAGAGGACTTGGCCAGCGTACAGGTGCTGTCAAATTGCTGATTGGCATCTCGGTTATCCTGCTTTCGGGCTCGTCGGTTGCAGTAGCTGGTCCCATTGGCTTTATTGGTATCGTTGTTCCCCATATAGTAAAATGGCTGGTCGGTAATGACTACCGCTGGATACTACCTTTTTGCGGAATTACAGGAGGAATCTTGTTATTGTTAGCCGATATTGGTGCTCGATTTATCATTATGCCCCAAGAAGTACCTGTTGGCATAATGACTGCTATCATTGGCACCCCTTTCTTTATATACATAGCACGAAATGGAGGAAAGTCCTCATGA
- a CDS encoding MepB family protein translates to MNEFYKALSFVKENFYEPNHFIIKSIQEEAQNSDYGAGIFQLNSKSVRFRVAKTTPNKVGQFVAFWEKDDANKNQAFSCDKATDLLVINTFASGNRLGQFVFPKEVLLKHNILKTATTKGKMAMRVYPLWDKPTNKQAINTQKWQLEYFFEFNNPNNPHPDVLQLYS, encoded by the coding sequence GTGAATGAATTTTATAAAGCCTTATCCTTTGTAAAAGAAAATTTTTATGAACCAAATCATTTTATTATAAAATCTATCCAAGAAGAAGCTCAAAATTCTGATTATGGGGCCGGAATATTTCAGCTGAATTCAAAATCTGTTAGATTTAGAGTGGCAAAAACTACCCCCAATAAGGTAGGTCAGTTTGTTGCCTTCTGGGAAAAAGATGATGCTAATAAAAACCAAGCCTTTTCATGTGACAAAGCGACTGATTTATTGGTAATTAATACATTTGCTAGTGGAAATAGATTGGGACAATTTGTTTTTCCAAAGGAAGTACTCTTGAAACATAATATTCTTAAAACGGCTACTACCAAAGGAAAAATGGCCATGAGAGTTTACCCTCTATGGGATAAACCTACTAATAAACAAGCTATTAATACGCAAAAATGGCAATTAGAGTATTTCTTTGAATTTAATAATCCCAATAATCCTCATCCGGATGTCCTGCAATTATATTCCTAA